DNA sequence from the Penaeus monodon isolate SGIC_2016 chromosome 28, NSTDA_Pmon_1, whole genome shotgun sequence genome:
CATCCTTGGCGTGGTTGTATTCGTGCGACAAGGAAACGTATGCCACCTCACCTTGATCACGGTCCTGCCTGGGTCCTGCCTGGGGTCCTGCCTGGGGTCCTGCCTGGGTCCTGCCTGGGTCCTGCCTGGGTCCTGCCTGGGTCCTGGGTACGGGTGCTGTCTGGGGTCCCGAGAAGAGTCCTACTTGGGGTTCCGGATGGGGTCAAGGCTGGGGTTCCGGATGGGGTCAAGGCTGGGGTTCCGGATGGGGTCAAGGCTGGGGTTCCGGACGGGGTCAAGGCTGGGGTTCCGGATGGGGTCAAGGCTGGGGTTCCGGATGGGGTCAAGGCTGGGGTTCCGGATGGGGTCAAGGCTGGGGTTCCGGATGGGGTCAAGGCTGGGGTTCCGGACGGGGTCAAGGCTGGGGTTCCGGATGGGGTCAAGGCTGGGGTTCCGGATGGGGTCAAGGCTGGGGTTCCGGATGGGGTCAAGGCTGGGGTTCCGGACGGGGTCCTTCGTGGGGTCCTGGTTGCTCCGAGATGCATTGATTGATTGCATGcctcgccctttcctccctccttctcaccctctcNNNNNNNNNNNNNNNNNNNNNNNNNNNNNNNNNNNNNNNNNNNNNNNNNNNNNNNNNNNNNNNNNNNNNNNNNNNNNNNNNNNNNNNNNNNNNNNNNNNNCCCTCGACCCCTCCCCCGTTCACCCCTCCCGTAACCCCtcgcaccccctcccccgtcaACCCCCCCTCCCATGAGAGGGTTGGTGGGGACGTGGCGGACCTGGGAGTCGCACGAGCAGCTGGACGATCGGCAGGAGCAACAGCAGAGCGCCATCTGGGAGCTGGTGGAGACGGAGGCCACGTACATACACATGCTCAAAGTCATTACGGATGTGAGTGTCATATGTTACCCAGTTGGTTGCGTGNNNNNNNNNNNNNNNNNNNNNNNNNNNNNNNNNNNNNNNNNNNNNNNNNNNNNNNNNNNNNNNNNNNNNNNNNNNNNNNNNNNNNNNNNNNNNNNNNNNNNNNNNNAAGTATGAAggtaatgggggagagggaggaaagggggaaatgaaaagggNNNNNNNNNNNNNNNNNNNNNNNNNNNNNNNNNNNNNNNNNGGGGGGGAGAGGCGGTTTCAAGTCTTTTAGGTATTGATATAAATGAATTATGTGTATGTGTNNNNNNNNNNNNNNNNNNNNNNNNNNNNNNNNNNNNNNNNNNNNNNNNNNNNNNNNNNNNNNNNNNNNNNNNNNNNNNNNNNNNNNNNNNNNNNNNNNNNNNNNNNNNNNNNNNNNNNNNNNNNNNNNNNNNNNNNNNNNNNNNNNNNNNNNNNNNNNNNNNNNNNNNNNNNNNNNNNNNNNNNNNNNNNNNNNNNNNNNNNNNNNNNNNNNNNNNNNNNNNNNNNNNNNNNNNNNNNNNNNNNNNNNNNNNNNNNNNNNNNNNNNNNNNNNNNNNNNNNNNNNNNNNNNNNNNNNNNNNNNNNNNNNNNNTTCATTTTCTTGTTGACATTCTGACATCATATCCGGGTCACGTGACGTTCTGGTCCAGCCTTCTGGTCGGCCATGATATTAACAGTGTGTAAATTAAGGCTGACGTGAGGTATGTGGTtgagaggagggggcagggaggagagagtgggggaaaaacAGGAGGGAGTGGGGTAGaacaagaggagggggtggaagggaaaacaggaggagggggtgggaaggaaaacacgaggagggggtgggagggaagacaggaggagggggtgggaaggaagacaggaggagggggtgggagggaagacaggaggaggg
Encoded proteins:
- the LOC119591535 gene encoding circumsporozoite protein-like, which gives rise to MQSINASRSNQDPTKDPVRNPSLDPIRNPSLDPIRNPSLDPIRNPSLDPVRNPSLDPIRNPSLDPIRNPSLDPIRNPSLDPIRNPSLDPVRNPSLDPIRNPSLDPIRNPSLDPIRNPK